In Candidatus Bathyarchaeota archaeon, the DNA window CAACAGATATCCTTTCTGCTTCGGAAATCAATTTCTTACCATAGCCCTTATGTTGCCAACCTTCATTCTTATATTTGCCGACCGGGATTAATGGACCGTAAACATGCAATTCTCTTATCAATGAAGATTTAATATTTTTAATTTCTAGTCTATGTGCTTTTTCAGATGGAATTCGTAGTCGCAGATATCCAATTAATATATCATTTTTTGTATCTTCAAATGAAATGAATAGTTCAGTACCATTTGAAGATTTGTACTCACGAGTCTTTAATATTATATCAGCAGGGTCTGGTTCCAATCCTTCTTTCATTAATTTATGTCCAACTTCCCTACACCTAATGCATCTACATTTTAGACCTCTTTCTTTTAATTCAGCTTGAACTATCTCCCTTAGATTACCTTTTTTTACACCGTCAATAATTTGCCCTACAGGGATATCTCTCTGTATTCGCATTATTCTGACCCATGGTGGAATTATTTCTTTTATTCTAGATATTAATTCAACAGTCTGCTCAATATCGTAAGGTTGGTATTGGCCTTGTGACCACCATTCATAAACTTTGGTTCCTTTTAGTACAAGGCAAGGATATATTTTCAACATATCTGGTTTAAATCTATGGTCTGAAAAGAGTTGTCTAAATGCTTCTAGATCTCTTTTCATATTAGAACCTGGCAAACCGGGCATCATATGTGCCACTATTTTAAGAGCCGAGTCCTTTATTATTTGAAATGACTTAATAACGTCGTTAACTGAATGTCCTCTATCAATTTTTTGATATATATCATCGTATAAGGTCTGAATTCCTAATTCAATTCGTGTAACGCCCATTTCTAACATTGAATCTATGTGATCTTGCTTAGCCCAATCAGGTCTAGTTTCAAAAGTAATTCCAACATTTTTAACTTCACTGGTTTCTGCCTTTCTTTTCGCATCTTCAAGGTTTTTTGAATTTTGGCTAGTTATTGCATCTATACAATTTTTAATAAATTGCTTTTGATAATTGATAGGAGTCGCTGGAAAGGTTCCACCTTGTATTATTAGTTCAACCTTACTTGCATCATGACCAATGGCTCTGAGTTGGGCTATTCTGCTTGATGCTTGTTTATATGGATCATAAGCATTCTGCAATCCTCTCATAGCAGCAGGTTCAAAACCAGTATAACTATTTGGAACGTTCTCTTCTTGCGGACAATAAGCACATCTTCCGTGAGGACACTCAAATGGTGTGCTCATAACAGAAACTACATTTATCCCAGATATGCTTCTT includes these proteins:
- a CDS encoding tRNA uridine(34) 5-carboxymethylaminomethyl modification radical SAM/GNAT enzyme Elp3: MKKFRDLSTTSRIDCSGSNENSKACDEIAEKLVRKGEESIELNKLKVESCKKFGLNMLPKNSEILLHLDSFQKEKISKEVRIKNVRSISGINVVSVMSTPFECPHGRCAYCPQEENVPNSYTGFEPAAMRGLQNAYDPYKQASSRIAQLRAIGHDASKVELIIQGGTFPATPINYQKQFIKNCIDAITSQNSKNLEDAKRKAETSEVKNVGITFETRPDWAKQDHIDSMLEMGVTRIELGIQTLYDDIYQKIDRGHSVNDVIKSFQIIKDSALKIVAHMMPGLPGSNMKRDLEAFRQLFSDHRFKPDMLKIYPCLVLKGTKVYEWWSQGQYQPYDIEQTVELISRIKEIIPPWVRIMRIQRDIPVGQIIDGVKKGNLREIVQAELKERGLKCRCIRCREVGHKLMKEGLEPDPADIILKTREYKSSNGTELFISFEDTKNDILIGYLRLRIPSEKAHRLEIKNIKSSLIRELHVYGPLIPVGKYKNEGWQHKGYGKKLISEAERISVEKFDREKILAMSALGVKKYFMKFGYRHDGPYMSKILR